From a region of the Salinispira pacifica genome:
- a CDS encoding GNAT family N-acetyltransferase, with protein sequence MESDLYLETDRLIIRNHRLDDWEDLYEYLSIPEIYRFEPGKPLTREEAKIINRQRCESDVFLVVELKQKQKMIGHLYTARLKPDVFMTWELGYIFHPLYQNRGYCSEAAAAYCRYAFTTLRAHKVTAFCNPLNAPSWKVLENIGMEREGHIRQKAFFRTDERGNPIWHDAYAYGILNPLHV encoded by the coding sequence ATGGAATCTGATTTGTACCTGGAGACAGACCGGCTCATAATTCGAAATCATCGTCTGGATGACTGGGAGGATCTGTATGAGTATCTATCCATACCTGAAATATACCGTTTTGAGCCCGGCAAACCTCTTACCCGTGAAGAGGCAAAGATCATTAACCGTCAACGCTGTGAGTCCGATGTTTTTCTTGTCGTAGAGCTGAAACAGAAGCAAAAGATGATAGGCCACCTTTATACAGCCCGACTGAAGCCTGATGTGTTTATGACCTGGGAGCTCGGATACATTTTTCATCCCCTGTATCAAAATAGAGGATATTGCAGTGAAGCAGCGGCTGCCTATTGCCGGTATGCATTCACCACCTTGAGAGCTCACAAAGTGACCGCGTTCTGTAATCCCCTGAATGCGCCGTCATGGAAGGTACTTGAGAACATCGGAATGGAACGTGAAGGACACATCAGGCAAAAAGCCTTCTTCCGTACAGACGAAAGAGGTAACCCAATTTGGCATGATGCATATGCATACGGAATCCTGAATCCTCTCCATGTTTGA
- the phnC gene encoding phosphonate ABC transporter ATP-binding protein, whose amino-acid sequence MIQISNLVKVYDTGDRALQGVSLTVPRGQVVALIGPSGAGKSTLLRCINRLVTPSSGSITLDSVDLTTLNKKQLRQARTKMGMIFQEYALVEHITVLENVLSGRLGSMRMIPSLLRRYPGGLVEQALKLLREVGLEDQFEKRADALSGGQRQRVGIARALMQEPRLLLVDEPTASLDPKTARIIMRLIINACRERNLPAIINLHDVQLARHFSDRILGLEKGRLVFDGEPGELNDEILTRIYGEEDWHTTLTGAGNSSHGLDSPENPVEHVPLRIEERIDV is encoded by the coding sequence ATGATTCAAATATCCAATCTTGTAAAAGTATATGACACCGGAGACCGTGCCCTTCAGGGGGTGAGCCTTACCGTACCCCGGGGGCAGGTGGTAGCACTCATCGGTCCATCCGGAGCGGGAAAGAGCACCCTGCTCAGATGCATCAACCGTCTGGTCACTCCCAGCTCCGGATCCATCACCCTGGATTCTGTGGATCTTACAACTCTCAATAAGAAACAGCTCAGACAGGCCCGGACGAAAATGGGGATGATTTTTCAGGAGTACGCACTGGTGGAGCATATTACGGTGCTTGAGAATGTCCTTTCCGGCCGTCTGGGAAGCATGAGGATGATACCCAGTCTTCTTCGCAGATATCCCGGCGGGCTGGTGGAGCAGGCGTTAAAACTCCTCCGGGAGGTTGGGCTGGAAGATCAGTTCGAGAAGCGGGCGGATGCTCTGTCGGGGGGGCAGAGACAGAGGGTTGGCATCGCCCGGGCGCTCATGCAGGAGCCCAGGCTGCTGCTTGTGGATGAGCCCACCGCAAGTCTGGATCCGAAAACCGCCAGAATTATCATGCGGCTGATTATCAATGCATGCCGGGAGAGAAACCTTCCTGCAATTATCAATCTTCACGATGTCCAGCTGGCCAGACATTTTTCCGACAGAATTCTGGGGCTGGAGAAGGGACGTCTGGTATTCGACGGAGAGCCGGGTGAACTGAACGATGAAATCCTTACCAGAATATACGGTGAAGAGGACTGGCATACCACGCTTACCGGCGCCGGGAACTCAAGCCACGGTCTTGATTCACCGGAAAACCCCGTGGAGCATGTTCCGCTGCGCATTGAGGAGCGTATTGATGTCTGA
- the phnE gene encoding phosphonate ABC transporter, permease protein PhnE: MSELKTWTPPGFFPKTWQKVLAWTVLILFAYLGSQSIELRMDRLIVGFERFQRFVSGFLNPDFRSRGEVILEGIIESLTMTVVATVIGVLFSIPVALGGASNISSTPVYLFCRGLITISRTFQEVIIAILFVAMVGFGPFAGVLTLAFASVGFLAKLMAEDIEEIQEIQLEALRSTGARWPQVISYAVFPQIRARLLGLSLYRLDINFRESSVIGIVGAGGIGAALSTSFSRYEYGTSAAILMLIIAIVLVTEYISGHIRRRIN; encoded by the coding sequence ATGTCTGAGTTGAAAACCTGGACGCCCCCGGGCTTTTTCCCCAAAACCTGGCAGAAGGTTCTTGCATGGACGGTGCTGATTCTTTTCGCGTACCTGGGATCACAGTCAATCGAGCTCCGCATGGACCGTCTGATTGTGGGCTTTGAGAGGTTTCAGCGTTTTGTTTCAGGGTTCCTGAATCCGGACTTCCGCTCCCGGGGAGAAGTGATTCTCGAGGGAATTATCGAGAGTCTTACCATGACGGTGGTGGCCACGGTTATCGGGGTGCTGTTCTCCATACCGGTTGCGCTTGGCGGGGCATCCAATATTTCATCCACACCGGTGTATCTTTTCTGCCGTGGGCTGATCACCATTTCACGGACCTTTCAGGAGGTGATCATCGCCATCCTTTTTGTTGCCATGGTGGGCTTCGGACCCTTTGCCGGGGTGCTTACCCTGGCATTCGCCAGTGTGGGGTTTCTTGCCAAACTGATGGCGGAAGATATTGAGGAAATCCAGGAGATTCAGCTTGAAGCTTTACGCTCCACCGGTGCCCGCTGGCCCCAGGTGATCTCCTATGCGGTGTTCCCCCAGATCAGGGCCCGCCTATTGGGCCTTTCTCTCTACCGCCTGGATATCAATTTCAGAGAATCCTCGGTGATCGGCATAGTGGGGGCAGGGGGAATCGGTGCTGCACTGAGCACATCTTTCTCCCGCTATGAGTACGGCACCAGTGCAGCCATCCTGATGCTGATTATCGCAATCGTTCTTGTAACCGAATACATCTCCGGACATATCCGCAGACGCATAAATTAA
- a CDS encoding methyl-accepting chemotaxis protein, producing MNTEEEQSSSFLTRYVNGSYILQSNARIFGAAEGTVLDSPVPEYISTAHSRQRGTAVVSDSRGELHMVVYSPFNDASGSNYALFTTLPLETAVSVTLDGHRNDFLTEYTAEYGYYDLFLIHPEGNIFYSVSEESDLDTNIINGTYSDSSLGEAVREALDSETLSFGDFKPYAPSGGEPAAFIAQPIMADGEVQMVLALQLALDRVNEIMQERSGMGETGESYLVGPDKLMRSDSFLDPVNRTVSASFARPTQGSVDTEASRSALQGVTDSKVITDYNGNRVLSSYGDVSVYDTTWALISEIDEAEVNQPLILLTGLIVISAAVLTVIAIAASVLFARSISQPILQLVAGAGNLAVGDISMSDLNQKKFGKIRKRSDELGVIGRSFADLAEYQQEKTEIASEIAANNLQVEAKISSTKDVLGQAFATMLESLNGVLLQVNETVEQVNVGADQVSQASQELSQGATEQASSLEEISSSVTEISGQSKQNAESSGEALSLAREASENADKGSQQMEQLNQVMERINASSDEINKVVKVIDDIAFQINLLALNANVEAARAGKYGRGFAVVADEVRNLANRSAEAVQETTQMVGDTVSNIKAGTGAAESTAAQLSSIVESTGKVAGLLNEIAAASQEQSLAIEQINEGLSQIDEATQSNTASAEESAAASEELAGQSQELRGLVSRFRLARQRAQQAMLPALGESSEEGYDEGYEDY from the coding sequence GTGAATACAGAAGAGGAACAAAGCAGCAGTTTTCTCACCCGCTACGTGAACGGCAGCTACATTCTTCAAAGCAATGCCCGGATTTTTGGAGCCGCCGAAGGAACCGTGCTGGATTCCCCGGTGCCCGAATATATCAGCACTGCACATTCAAGACAACGAGGAACCGCGGTGGTTAGCGATAGCCGGGGCGAACTGCATATGGTTGTGTACTCGCCGTTCAATGATGCTTCCGGCAGCAATTATGCACTCTTTACCACCTTGCCCCTGGAAACTGCGGTAAGTGTTACCCTGGATGGACACAGGAATGATTTTCTCACTGAGTATACCGCTGAGTACGGATACTACGATCTCTTTCTCATCCATCCCGAAGGGAATATTTTCTATTCTGTGTCGGAAGAATCTGATCTGGACACAAACATTATAAACGGCACATATTCAGACTCCAGTCTGGGAGAAGCGGTGAGAGAGGCTCTGGACAGCGAAACGCTTTCTTTTGGAGACTTCAAACCCTATGCTCCGTCAGGGGGAGAACCTGCCGCCTTCATCGCCCAGCCCATTATGGCCGACGGCGAGGTTCAGATGGTGCTTGCCCTGCAGCTTGCCCTGGACAGAGTGAATGAAATAATGCAGGAACGAAGCGGTATGGGGGAAACCGGCGAAAGCTATCTTGTCGGCCCGGATAAGCTCATGCGTTCCGACTCATTCCTGGATCCGGTAAACCGAACCGTGAGTGCATCCTTCGCCCGTCCCACCCAGGGTTCGGTGGATACCGAAGCCTCCCGAAGCGCACTCCAGGGAGTTACCGACTCAAAAGTTATTACCGACTACAACGGAAACCGGGTGCTCTCATCCTATGGGGATGTGAGCGTCTATGATACCACCTGGGCCCTGATCTCAGAAATTGATGAGGCCGAAGTTAACCAGCCCCTTATTCTACTCACAGGTCTTATTGTTATCTCTGCTGCAGTGCTGACGGTGATCGCCATTGCCGCATCAGTGCTCTTTGCCCGGAGCATTTCCCAGCCGATTCTTCAGCTTGTTGCCGGGGCGGGCAATCTGGCGGTGGGAGATATTTCCATGAGCGATCTGAATCAGAAAAAATTCGGAAAGATTCGGAAGCGAAGCGACGAGCTGGGGGTTATCGGGCGTTCCTTTGCCGACCTGGCGGAATATCAGCAGGAGAAAACCGAGATTGCTTCAGAAATTGCTGCAAACAATTTACAGGTTGAAGCGAAAATTTCATCCACCAAAGATGTTCTGGGACAGGCGTTCGCAACCATGCTCGAATCCCTGAACGGAGTCCTGCTTCAGGTGAACGAAACGGTTGAGCAGGTGAATGTGGGTGCAGACCAGGTGAGTCAGGCGAGTCAGGAATTGAGCCAGGGTGCGACCGAGCAGGCCAGCAGCCTGGAAGAGATTTCCAGCTCGGTTACCGAGATCAGCGGCCAGTCCAAGCAGAATGCGGAAAGTTCGGGCGAAGCCCTCTCTCTCGCCCGGGAAGCCAGCGAAAATGCCGATAAAGGCAGTCAGCAGATGGAGCAGCTGAATCAGGTCATGGAACGGATCAATGCATCCTCCGATGAGATCAATAAAGTCGTGAAGGTGATAGATGATATTGCCTTCCAGATCAATCTTCTGGCCTTGAATGCCAATGTGGAAGCTGCAAGGGCAGGAAAATACGGCCGGGGATTTGCCGTGGTGGCGGATGAAGTGCGGAATCTTGCCAACCGAAGCGCCGAAGCCGTCCAGGAAACAACCCAAATGGTCGGTGACACAGTGTCGAATATTAAAGCAGGTACAGGAGCTGCAGAATCCACCGCAGCTCAATTGTCTTCCATCGTTGAGAGTACCGGCAAGGTTGCCGGCCTGCTGAATGAAATTGCAGCCGCAAGCCAGGAACAGTCTCTGGCCATAGAACAGATCAACGAGGGGCTGTCCCAAATCGATGAGGCGACCCAGTCCAACACCGCATCCGCCGAAGAGAGTGCCGCAGCATCAGAAGAACTGGCCGGACAGTCCCAGGAATTGCGGGGTCTTGTTTCCCGGTTCAGGCTCGCCCGGCAGCGTGCACAGCAGGCCATGCTTCCCGCACTTGGAGAATCCTCTGAGGAAGGGTATGACGAAGGGTATGAGGACTACTGA
- the phnD gene encoding phosphate/phosphite/phosphonate ABC transporter substrate-binding protein: MVMRNTFVRLGLLLVLMLVLTGTVFAAGANEAEASQEEDVKYGDLRLGLVDQDGDLVADAPENEADWVDPQVLVFAYTPVEDPEVYRDVWSEFLDHLSAETGKEVQFFPVQSNAAQLEAMRAGRLHVAGFNTGSNPLAVNAAGFIPFAMMAGEDGSFGYEMEIITHVDSDITQVEDLEGRTLAFTSPTSNSGFKAPSALLKGEFDMIADEDFNTTFSGAHDASILGVANKDYEAASIANSVLARMIERGLVDESELRTIYKSQTFPTTGYGYVYNLKPELADSIRQAFFSFDWEGTQLLAEFGQNGESQFIPITYKNHWAVIRTIDEANGVSYDVN, translated from the coding sequence ATGGTTATGCGAAATACATTTGTACGTTTGGGACTGCTTCTGGTATTGATGCTGGTGCTTACCGGAACGGTATTTGCCGCCGGCGCCAATGAAGCAGAGGCAAGCCAGGAAGAAGATGTGAAATACGGAGATCTTCGTCTTGGACTGGTGGACCAGGATGGTGATCTTGTGGCTGATGCGCCGGAAAATGAAGCTGACTGGGTGGATCCCCAGGTGCTCGTCTTCGCCTATACTCCGGTGGAAGATCCCGAGGTATACCGGGACGTATGGTCGGAATTTCTTGATCATCTTTCAGCGGAAACCGGCAAAGAGGTTCAGTTTTTTCCCGTACAGTCCAACGCCGCACAGCTGGAGGCCATGAGGGCGGGCCGTCTGCACGTGGCCGGGTTTAATACCGGAAGTAATCCCCTGGCGGTAAATGCCGCAGGATTCATACCATTCGCCATGATGGCCGGGGAGGATGGTTCATTCGGTTATGAGATGGAGATCATCACCCATGTAGATTCGGATATTACCCAGGTCGAGGATCTCGAGGGAAGGACCCTTGCCTTTACTTCCCCCACTTCCAATTCCGGTTTCAAAGCTCCCAGTGCTCTTCTGAAGGGTGAGTTCGATATGATAGCCGATGAGGATTTCAACACTACTTTTTCTGGAGCTCACGATGCATCCATCCTGGGAGTTGCCAATAAGGATTATGAAGCCGCATCAATTGCCAACTCGGTACTTGCCCGGATGATCGAACGGGGACTTGTGGATGAATCCGAACTGCGAACCATCTATAAATCCCAGACCTTCCCCACAACCGGATACGGATATGTGTACAATCTGAAACCTGAACTGGCCGATTCAATTCGACAGGCGTTTTTCTCCTTTGACTGGGAAGGCACCCAGCTGCTTGCTGAGTTCGGTCAGAACGGGGAATCACAGTTCATTCCCATCACCTATAAAAATCATTGGGCGGTTATCCGGACCATCGATGAGGCTAACGGCGTTTCATACGATGTGAACTGA
- a CDS encoding GNAT family N-acetyltransferase: MKTNTMKPKKRIDAPGDFLQIRDFLMKTYAMNPRANNWLIDRWNFCRYVSQTFHKTTDIWPETLGIWVDEQGDICAVVNSEGENQGEGFFQFRPGSRFDDATMHELIDHAEWFFRCKIPGKQGRNQRETEIGAELINLRVNPFDAQLKRLLRARGFVRQNWNESTLSISLDSLPFTSDIPELPSSEFSIADGTRFSDSIRGLAHGLAFGYYSNNHASDNTAESAFRSMRSAPDYQDYLDLSILDTTGAVACFATFWYDRVNRIAVLEPLGTIPEYRRRGLAKALVYEGMRRLSRLGSTKLFVGSDQQFYYSVGFKMEYKKEIWQKTWPGQAAAGTGSSEELANGI, from the coding sequence ATGAAAACGAATACGATGAAACCGAAGAAAAGGATCGATGCCCCGGGCGATTTTTTGCAGATCAGAGATTTTCTGATGAAAACCTACGCCATGAATCCCAGGGCGAACAACTGGCTTATAGATCGCTGGAATTTCTGCCGCTATGTATCCCAGACCTTTCACAAGACTACAGATATATGGCCTGAAACCCTGGGAATTTGGGTGGATGAACAGGGTGATATATGTGCGGTGGTGAACTCGGAAGGCGAAAATCAGGGAGAGGGCTTCTTCCAGTTTCGCCCCGGCTCCAGATTCGATGATGCAACCATGCATGAATTAATCGATCATGCAGAATGGTTTTTTCGCTGCAAAATACCCGGAAAACAGGGGAGAAATCAGAGGGAAACGGAGATCGGCGCAGAGTTGATCAATTTGAGGGTGAATCCTTTCGATGCGCAGCTGAAACGGCTTCTTCGTGCCAGGGGATTTGTTCGGCAAAACTGGAATGAGTCAACTCTCTCAATCTCGTTGGATAGCCTTCCATTTACTTCAGACATTCCCGAACTTCCTTCATCTGAATTCAGCATTGCCGACGGAACCCGGTTTTCCGACAGCATCCGGGGACTCGCCCATGGGCTTGCCTTCGGCTACTACTCGAACAACCATGCCTCCGACAACACAGCCGAATCTGCCTTCAGATCAATGCGGAGTGCTCCGGATTATCAGGATTACCTGGACCTCTCCATTCTCGATACAACAGGAGCAGTGGCATGTTTCGCTACGTTCTGGTATGACCGGGTGAACCGGATCGCAGTTCTCGAGCCGCTTGGTACCATACCCGAGTACCGGAGAAGAGGGTTGGCTAAAGCATTAGTGTATGAAGGTATGAGGCGGCTTTCTCGCTTGGGGTCGACAAAACTGTTCGTCGGCTCCGACCAGCAATTTTATTATTCTGTGGGTTTCAAAATGGAATACAAAAAGGAGATCTGGCAGAAAACCTGGCCTGGGCAAGCAGCCGCTGGAACCGGCAGCAGCGAGGAGTTGGCGAATGGAATCTGA
- a CDS encoding type 1 glutamine amidotransferase domain-containing protein: protein MKLQGKTIGMLVGPGFEELEFWAVYMRIKEEGADIKVMGLSKNETYEGKHGGMTATSQYGPGDFAADDLDALLVPGGWAPDKLRRVEEYRQLIREMDARGKVLGFICHAGWCAASAGIMKGRKAAGSEGIKDDMEHAGAVWQDTPALIDGNIVWGRVVEDIPEYNRLLVQKLSS from the coding sequence ATGAAACTTCAGGGAAAAACAATCGGCATGCTTGTGGGTCCGGGCTTTGAGGAGCTTGAATTCTGGGCGGTCTATATGCGCATTAAAGAGGAAGGCGCCGACATAAAGGTGATGGGGTTGAGCAAAAACGAGACCTATGAGGGGAAACACGGCGGTATGACCGCAACTTCCCAGTACGGTCCCGGGGATTTCGCCGCCGATGATCTGGATGCGCTGCTGGTTCCCGGCGGCTGGGCCCCTGACAAGCTCCGGCGGGTTGAAGAGTACCGGCAGCTCATCCGGGAGATGGACGCCCGGGGCAAAGTCCTTGGGTTCATCTGTCATGCGGGATGGTGCGCCGCAAGTGCGGGGATCATGAAGGGCAGAAAGGCCGCCGGTTCAGAAGGAATCAAGGACGATATGGAACATGCCGGCGCAGTCTGGCAGGATACTCCTGCCCTCATCGATGGAAACATTGTATGGGGCAGGGTGGTGGAAGATATCCCCGAGTACAACCGTCTGCTGGTGCAGAAGCTGAGCAGCTGA
- a CDS encoding DUF6904 family protein produces the protein MLKILRRDNGIEDIHMEYHGEIFPRVNIHYSCNIMFPEMILNMIALNELIGLYKRKVNGKKYDFELETDTRTAWDARIAMVRMLQAQFQRAVGRVLSPTSFTRWKNLVHRKNIDIHRMKSPLIDNHNISWLEMDREQREKKLLTLTKRMVEYSRDPDQERYSRIISDAVEEYDCDETDLAFPGIEYPEEINW, from the coding sequence ATGTTGAAAATCCTGCGAAGAGACAACGGCATTGAAGATATTCATATGGAATATCATGGGGAGATATTTCCCCGGGTCAATATTCACTATTCATGCAACATTATGTTTCCTGAGATGATCCTCAACATGATTGCCCTGAACGAGCTGATTGGACTGTATAAACGGAAAGTGAACGGCAAGAAATATGACTTTGAGCTTGAAACAGATACACGAACTGCATGGGATGCCCGTATTGCCATGGTCCGCATGCTCCAGGCCCAATTTCAGCGTGCCGTGGGAAGAGTTCTCTCTCCAACTTCATTTACACGCTGGAAGAACCTTGTGCACCGGAAAAATATTGATATACACCGTATGAAGAGTCCGCTGATTGATAATCACAATATCAGCTGGCTTGAAATGGATCGGGAGCAACGGGAGAAAAAACTCCTTACTCTGACCAAACGCATGGTTGAGTATTCCCGGGATCCGGATCAAGAGAGATACAGCCGGATTATTTCAGATGCAGTTGAAGAATACGATTGTGATGAAACTGATCTGGCCTTTCCCGGCATTGAATATCCGGAGGAGATCAACTGGTAG
- a CDS encoding outer membrane protein: MKRKKMGLLVIIILACSAVMTAQESALIRGHYMPGNFQVGVDAGARLNYFDGLGLVLYPEAELMLAKVRPGGVFSIDIGGMGFARIGLNAGGVDPGVEIGAGGMAGFHLGLNGLSVPGMEAFAPLDIVAAFGAGFDISNARLAFAAESGLQYFITPNIAIRLMYRHFGSNSDATIGIAFKTGKGETGDTVDVGAGLREIEDGIRILEGNSAFMQFQAFYMMSLGYYPYGWGTLDEYESTRWKIETDDGELMTVSRGLLTRTGDGSWNQLIWETEGDRVLYEFFVDTRGDVTELRYRYPEGEQMVYYPRRNESYLEFEEDSRTLEDSEYEFVGTESVRVEAGQYEARHYRYADDDGEHNYWISEEVPGGMVKYSFSHGEDLLQGELQAVGFPVTPQLGEY; encoded by the coding sequence ATGAAACGAAAGAAGATGGGACTGTTGGTAATCATTATTCTCGCCTGCAGCGCGGTAATGACGGCTCAGGAAAGCGCCCTGATCCGGGGGCATTACATGCCCGGCAATTTTCAGGTGGGTGTGGATGCGGGCGCCCGGCTGAATTACTTTGATGGCCTGGGACTGGTGCTCTACCCGGAAGCTGAGCTGATGCTCGCCAAGGTTCGCCCCGGCGGTGTGTTTTCTATTGATATCGGCGGTATGGGTTTCGCACGGATAGGATTAAATGCCGGCGGCGTGGATCCTGGAGTGGAGATTGGGGCAGGAGGAATGGCCGGTTTTCATCTGGGCCTGAACGGACTGTCCGTCCCCGGTATGGAAGCGTTTGCTCCCCTGGATATTGTGGCCGCCTTCGGTGCGGGATTCGATATTTCCAATGCCCGCCTAGCCTTTGCTGCCGAATCGGGGCTTCAGTATTTTATTACCCCCAATATTGCAATCCGTCTCATGTACCGTCATTTTGGTTCCAACAGCGATGCAACAATCGGCATCGCCTTCAAAACCGGAAAGGGCGAGACAGGAGACACTGTGGATGTTGGAGCCGGATTGCGTGAAATTGAAGACGGCATTCGCATTCTCGAGGGTAATTCCGCCTTCATGCAGTTTCAGGCGTTTTACATGATGTCGCTGGGATATTACCCCTACGGTTGGGGAACTCTGGATGAGTATGAATCCACACGGTGGAAGATTGAAACCGACGACGGAGAGCTGATGACCGTATCCCGAGGACTGCTGACCAGGACCGGCGACGGAAGCTGGAATCAGCTGATCTGGGAAACTGAAGGTGACCGGGTTTTGTATGAGTTTTTTGTTGATACACGGGGCGATGTGACCGAACTGCGCTACCGATATCCCGAAGGCGAACAGATGGTCTATTATCCCCGGCGGAACGAAAGTTATCTGGAATTTGAGGAGGATTCCCGAACTCTGGAAGATTCAGAGTATGAGTTTGTGGGAACCGAGTCTGTCCGGGTTGAGGCCGGTCAATATGAAGCCCGGCATTACCGCTATGCCGATGATGACGGGGAGCATAATTACTGGATCAGCGAAGAAGTACCCGGCGGCATGGTGAAATACAGCTTCTCCCATGGGGAAGATCTGCTTCAGGGTGAACTTCAAGCCGTGGGCTTCCCGGTTACCCCCCAACTGGGAGAGTACTGA
- the phnE gene encoding phosphonate ABC transporter, permease protein PhnE, protein MPLVQRHTNRIWKRHTPRETLLRWIVTTALLLLFFISFRVISANTLWVFVLDAPRQGWDILSRMFPPELPYAGQLWKPLWDTIVIATFGTLGAVIIAFPVAFFGAKNTSPGGGVLRPAALLLIVTSRSINSLAWALMLVTILGPGILAGILAITLRSIGFVSKLLYEAIEEIDYRQVEAVKAAGAHPLQVLRIAILPQIMPAFTSISMYRWDINIRESTVLGLVGAGGIGLQLQASINVLAWRRVAVILLLILGTVVISELITARVRKNLL, encoded by the coding sequence ATGCCTCTGGTACAACGTCACACCAACCGAATTTGGAAGCGCCATACTCCCCGGGAGACCCTTCTGAGGTGGATTGTCACCACCGCATTGCTGCTGCTGTTTTTTATCAGTTTCAGGGTGATTTCTGCCAATACCCTCTGGGTGTTTGTTCTGGATGCACCCAGACAGGGATGGGATATTCTTTCCAGGATGTTTCCTCCAGAGCTTCCCTATGCCGGCCAGCTCTGGAAACCCCTGTGGGACACCATCGTGATTGCCACCTTCGGTACCCTGGGGGCGGTGATCATTGCGTTTCCCGTGGCCTTTTTCGGTGCAAAAAACACCAGTCCCGGAGGGGGAGTCCTTCGGCCCGCGGCCCTGCTTCTGATTGTCACATCCCGTTCCATCAACAGCCTTGCCTGGGCTCTCATGCTGGTAACCATTCTCGGTCCCGGAATCCTTGCGGGAATTCTTGCCATCACCCTCCGCTCCATCGGCTTTGTCAGTAAACTGCTCTATGAAGCCATCGAAGAAATTGACTACCGTCAGGTTGAAGCGGTGAAAGCCGCCGGTGCACATCCACTTCAGGTGCTGCGAATCGCCATTCTCCCCCAAATCATGCCGGCATTCACCAGCATCTCCATGTACCGCTGGGATATCAACATCCGTGAATCCACCGTTCTGGGGCTTGTGGGTGCCGGCGGAATCGGACTGCAGCTCCAGGCCTCCATTAATGTTCTGGCATGGCGGAGAGTGGCGGTCATACTTCTCCTGATCCTGGGGACAGTTGTAATCAGCGAACTGATCACCGCAAGGGTGCGGAAGAATCTTCTATAA